Part of the Zingiber officinale cultivar Zhangliang chromosome 6A, Zo_v1.1, whole genome shotgun sequence genome, ataagaaacgatcgctggatcagttggttggccgcgttcggcttaaggcgcagctcgtgggttcgaatcccggttattttcttcttattatttctcgctattaacttctattacttaaataaaattcttcctttattagattaaataataactgctagcccagttggttagttgggttttgctcggtcaggggttgccggttcaagcctcggcttggacatttttttgtcacaacttctttcttttggtaaaaatatcaaacgacctccaaaaatttcataaaaatactctaaaattttttaaaaatctctagaatttttctatagcatttctaaatatttttaagaacttttagaactcctaatgaggaaaattgggtcgttacatggaaATTCTGCACAGGTTGCTGAATTTGCTGGAAATGGTTTTGCTGATTCTGTGCATTCTGAAATTGTGGCTGAAATGCAACATTCGAATGCTGAAAATTCTGGAATGGTTGAAATTGCTTATTTTGGTTGAAGTTTTGCTGAAATTGTGGCTGCTGGAAGTGCTGATTTTGCTGAGAATGAACTGCTGGATGGTTTTGGAAATAATGTTGATTCTGCTGATGCTGAAATGATGGCTGACCAATCTGATTTTGTGTTGGCTGCTGATAAAATGTGTTCCCATACCTCAAATTAGGATGATCCCTCCATCCCGGATTATAAGTTGAAGAGTTGGGATCATACTTGTGTTGCTGAAATTGAGGTCTTGAAATGGCTGCAACAGATTCATCTTGATATAAATTAGGACAATGATCCAAAGAATGATCTTAGCTTGAACAAATTCCACACAACTTCATCATTGATAAAGGAAAATTTGAAACATGACTCGAATTTTGCAACGCAATTTGCTTCACTAGAGAGGTCAATTCTTGTAAATTGTTTCTGATTTCTTGTTGCTCATTCGAAACCAAATGAGTTTCATTAACCACTCTAGTCCCAAGAGCTCTACTCCCAAATTGCTGTGAATTTTCTGCCATATTTGAAATTAACTCTCTTGCTTGATTTGGAGTCTTATTCACCAAGGCTCCTCCAGCTGCTGCATCTATCATGCTCATATCCATAGGAAGTAGACCCTCATAGAAATATTGAACAAGAAGCTGATCACTAATCTGATGTTGTGGACAACTCGAACACAGCTTCTTGAATCTCTCCCAATAATCATATAGAGTTTCTCCCACTACTTGTTGAATACCACAAATGCTCTTCCTGATAGTTGCAGTCCTAGAAGCTGGGAAAAATTTCTCCAAAAATGCtttcttcatatcaatccaactAGTAATGTATCCAGCTGGAAGGCAATATAACCAGTCCTTTGCTGCTCCTGTCAAAGAGAATGGAAAGGCCCTCAACTTAATGTCTTCTTCTGAAATCCCTTGTGGTTTCATGGTAGAACAAACCACATGGAATTCATGTAGATGGCGGTTGGGATCCTCTCCTGATAACCCTTGAAATTTGGGAAGCAGATGAATAAGTCCTGATCTAAGTTCAAAATCTCCTGCCAAGTCTGGATAAGTAATACATGAGTACTTATAAGCCACATCTGGTGCTGCAAGCTCTTTCATAGTTCGATCCCCTTCTGTTATCTGATTATCCATCTCTGAAATTCTACTCTCACAAGTTGCTGTTGACCTAGCTTGGCTCCTTAAAGCCCAAAAGGTTATTTCAATCTCTgggtcaagttcaagcaatgttgCAAAGGAAGACCTAGTCATGCAAGCCAATAAACAATCAAAATTCAGTAGATATTCaataaaatcagaaaaatcaGCAAAAGAAAGCTGATAAAATTATTCACaatccaaaacaaacaaacaattctAGCAAAGTTTTAGTgtgttccccggcaacggcgccaaaatttggtaagcTCTCTAAATAGATGTCACAAAttaactcccaaattaatgttcagatcgaaaacccacaactacacaAAGCAATGTTTTAGTATAAGGCCCGAGTCGAATTTCCGAGGAGTATGCTAGAACGTGCTTGTTTCGGATTAAGAACACACTTTTTGGGTTTTCTAGATATAAAAATGGGGGTTTGGTATTGAAACTGAAATATTAGACCAAGAAATAAATTGCAAGCTCTACAATTATCCTACTGTAGAAATAATTCTGAATAATCCAAAAGAAACAAAACTTCAACTATTGCTGCACTAATCTATAAAACTGCAAAGATGCAATTATGCAGAAGTAAGCTTATGCTAaataaaactcaacttgctgTGATTATTAAAACCTGCACATTCCGGATTCATCTTGATTAAACTAGATCACTAATCTCAAAACTACCAGCAATTAAAGAGAAACTAAATCTGCTTGGCTAACCTAATTTACCTAATGTAGAATCAAAATGCAACTTACTTATAAACTAATGAATAGCTTAAACAAAACACAGCAGAACCTATTGTACTAAACAGAACACGAAAACAAGTTGCAGAATTCAAGTTGTCCTAACTACAGAACCAAAACATGCAAAAGCTAAACATcacatctaattcatctcactacAAATTCTCTACTCTTTAACTCCAACTAAAATATCAATGGATAAACGATTAAAACAGAAATGCTAATTTCAGACAAAGAAGATAGAACTGCAGCAATTCTGCTGCACGAACAGAACTAAACAGCACACAAAAATAGAACTAAGCATATCAGATTCATgtagaaaatgaaactataactaAATCCAGACTATAAACTATCAGATTCAGAAACAAAGATTTCAGGAACAGGAAAATCTAAACAGAGAAATAACTATAGAAAATCTAAACATCCCTACACCAAATCTTAAACCAAACTtgtcttctccttgccgtcacacaaggaatctgcagagaacactccaacagaAATCGATCTGGTGTTCTCAAGCTTCAAGACGATTCAGATTTCCTTGCATTAGCTCACAAAATTTCAGGAAGGtcagttctgaaatggttctctgCTGCGTTTTCTGGAAATGGCGTCGCGAGCTGACGAAGAAAGCTGGGAACGTTGAAATGCTGTCGGAAATGGTTCAGAATCactggaggaccaccgccaatgatcccgtgaagaa contains:
- the LOC121995761 gene encoding uncharacterized protein LOC121995761; the encoded protein is MDNQITEGDRTMKELAAPDVAYKYSCITYPDLAGDFELRSGLIHLLPKFQGLSGEDPNRHLHEFHVVCSTMKPQGISEEDIKLRAFPFSLTGAAKDWLYCLPAGYITSWIDMKKAFLEKFFPASRTATIRKSICGIQQVVGETLYDYWERFKKLCSSCPQHQISDQLLVQYFYEGLLPMDMSMIDAAAGGALVNKTPNQARELISNMAENSQQFGSRALGTRVVNETHLVSNEQQEIRNNLQELTSLVKQIALQNSSHVSNFPLSMMKLCGICSS